A window of the Molothrus ater isolate BHLD 08-10-18 breed brown headed cowbird chromosome 16, BPBGC_Mater_1.1, whole genome shotgun sequence genome harbors these coding sequences:
- the SYT17 gene encoding synaptotagmin-17, with product MAYIQLEPINEGLLARLSDLLLCRWTCRNCCQKCFDCSCCQTNEDEVEILGPFPAQTPAWLISSQNEDKDGDSDNAVSELPPALQDVSPDRRRSSSDTSRSAYSLTRRISSLESRRPSSPLIDIKPIEFGIIGAKKEIVQPTILRKTYTPDDYFRKFEPRLYSLDSNSDDMDSLTDEEILSKYQLGMLHFSTQYDLLHNYLIVRVIEAKDLPPPISYDGSRQDMAHSNPYVKICLLPDQKNSKQTGVKRKTQNPVFEERYTFEIPFLEAQRRTLLLTVVDFDKFSRHCVIGKVSMPLSDVDLVKGGHWWKALVPSSQNEVELGELLLSLNYLPSAGRLNVDIIRAKQLLQTDMSQGSDPFVKIQLVHGLKLTKTKKTSCMRGTIDPFYNESFSFKVPQEELENASLVFTVYGHNVKSSNDFIGRIVIGQYSTGAPESNHWRRMLSAHRTAVEQWHSLRSREDCDRVSPASLEVT from the exons TTGGAACCAATAAATGAG GGTCTGCTTGCTCGCCTCTCGGATCTCTTGCTGTGCCGCTGGACTTGCAGGAATTGTTGTCAGAAGTGTTTTGACTGTAGCTGTTGCCAAACAAATGAAGATGAAGTTGAAATCCTGGGACCTTTTCCTGCTCAAACTCCAGCCTGGCT GATAAGCAGCCAAAACGAGGACAAAGATGGAGACTCTGATAATGCAGTCAGCGAGCTGCCTCCCGCTCTGCAGGACGTGTCCCCTGACAGAAGGCGCTCGTCCTCGGACACGTCTCGCTCCGCTTACAGCCTCACGCGCCGCATCTCGA GTCTGGAGTCGAGGAGGCCAAGTTCTCCACTAATTGACATCAAACCCATTGAGTTTGGAATAATTGGAGCTAAGAAAGAAATAGTTCAGCCAACTATCCTGCGAAAAACCTACACCCCAGATGACTATTTTAGAAAATTTGAACCAAGGCTGTACTCTCTTGACTCAAATAGTGATGACATGGACTCCTTGACAGATGAGGAGATCTTGTCCAAGTACCAGCTGGGCATGCTGCATTTTAGCACACAGTATGATCTGCTGCATAATTACCTAATAGTGAGAGTCATTGAGGCTAAAGATCTGCCTCCTCCAATTTCTTATGATGGTTCAAGGCAAGACATGGCTCACTCCAACCCCTATGTGAAGATCTGCCTCCTTCCTGACCAGAAGAACTCCAAGCAGACCGGAGTGAAGCGCAAAACGCAGAACCCGGTGTTTGAGGAGAGGTACACATTTGAAATCCCCTTTTTAGAAGCCCAGAGAAGAACTCTGCTTTTAACTGTAGTGGATTTTGACAAATTCTCACGCCATTGTGTTATTGGCAAAGTGTCAATGCCCTTGAGCGATGTCGACCTTGTGAAAGGTGGACACTGGTGGAAAGCCCTTGTGCCTAGTTCTCAG aatgaagtggagctgggagagctgctaTTGTCACTGAACTACCTACCAAGTGCAGGAAGGCTGAACGTGGACATCATTAGAGCAAAACAGCTTCTTCAGACAGACATGAGCCAAGGTTCAG ATCCCTTCGTGAAAATTCAGCTTGTTCACGGATTAAAGTTAACAAAAACCAAGAAGACCTCCTGCATGCGGGGCACGATAGATCCCTTCTACAACGAGTCCTTCAGCTTCAAGGTtccacaggaggagctggagaatgCCAGCCTGGTGTTCACAG tgTACGGGCACAACGTGAAGAGCAGCAACGACTTCATTGGCAGGATTGTGATCGGGCAGTACTCGACGGGCGCCCCCGAGTCCAACCACTGGCGCCGCATGCTGAGCGCGCACCGCACGGCCGtggagcagtggcacagcctgCGCTCCCGCGAGGACTGCGACCGCGTCTCGCCCGCCTCCCTCGAGGTGACATGA
- the CLEC19A gene encoding C-type lectin domain family 19 member A, with product MGRGRALCALLAAALLAAQAFPQTNIKISQAMPEPVHAYSCPLFWTEYEGHCYRYFPINKTWAEADLYCAEFSIGIRSAKLASIHSWQENVFVYDLVNSRVPGIPTDIWTGLNDLRQEGHFEWTDGSSYDYQYWDGSQPDDGIHSIPEEEDCVQIWYRHSSALRSWNDNACGRAFPFVCKIPSLALD from the exons ATGGGCCGCGGGCGGGCGCTGTGCGCGCTGCTCGCCGCCGCCCTGCTGGCCGCGCAGGCCTTCCCCCAGACCAACATCAAGATCAGCCAAG CCATGCCTGAGCCTGTCCATGCCTACTCCTGCCCACTCTTCTGGACAGAGTACGAAGGGCACTGCTACCGCTACTTCCCCATCAACAAAACCTGGGCTGAAGCTGACCTCTACTGCGCCGAGTTCTCCATCGGCATCAGGTCAGCCAAGCTGGCCTCCATCCACAG CTGGCAAGAAAACGTCTTTGTGTACGACCTGGTGAACAGCCGCGTGCCCGGCATCCCCACCGACATCTGGACAGGACTCAACGACCTACGGCAG GAGGGTCACTTTGAGTGGACAGATGGCTCCTCCTACGACTACCAGTACTGGGATGGCAGCCAGCCTGACGATGGGATCCACTCCATCCCCGAGGAGGAGGACTGCGTGCAGATCTGGTACAGACACAGCAGTG CACTGCGCTCCTGGAACGACAACGCCTGTGGCAGAGCCTTCCCCTTTGTGTGCAagatcccctccctggccctggactga